The following coding sequences are from one Paenibacillus sp. FSL R5-0912 window:
- a CDS encoding energy-coupling factor transporter transmembrane component T family protein: MKDNILLGQYIHSGSVLHRLDPRTKLLSVLTFTFCCLSLHNVGGYAVATVFAGSQLLLSRVPVRMFLRGLQPVVLILSFTFVYHLFHTPGTPLWPGSAVKVTGAGIENGIFVVWRILLLVSLASLLTLTTKPLDLAKGLEKLFKPLSRWGVPVEAIALMLVLAVRFIPTIVQELDRIMLAQRARGYEIMAVKGYKRILAYLTLVVPLLLSTVQRAEQLAMTIDARAYGTGKGRTSYRELNLSRMDYTAGGVTLAYVLLLLYL, encoded by the coding sequence ATGAAGGATAACATCCTGCTGGGCCAGTATATCCACTCAGGCTCGGTGCTCCACCGGCTTGACCCCCGGACGAAGCTGTTAAGCGTTCTGACGTTCACGTTTTGCTGCCTCTCTCTTCATAATGTTGGCGGATATGCTGTGGCGACAGTCTTTGCGGGAAGTCAGCTGCTGCTGTCCAGAGTTCCGGTGCGGATGTTTCTTAGGGGATTACAACCGGTGGTGCTCATCTTATCCTTTACTTTTGTGTACCATCTCTTCCATACCCCAGGAACGCCGCTCTGGCCGGGCTCGGCCGTTAAGGTGACAGGAGCAGGGATAGAGAACGGCATCTTCGTGGTCTGGCGCATACTATTGCTGGTTTCCCTTGCTTCGCTGCTGACATTGACGACCAAACCGCTGGATCTGGCCAAAGGATTGGAGAAGCTGTTCAAGCCTCTATCCCGCTGGGGGGTTCCTGTGGAGGCGATCGCCCTGATGCTCGTGCTTGCAGTCCGTTTCATCCCTACAATTGTGCAAGAGCTGGACCGGATTATGCTGGCGCAAAGAGCGAGGGGATATGAGATCATGGCGGTCAAGGGCTATAAGCGGATACTTGCTTATTTGACGCTAGTGGTTCCGTTACTCCTGTCTACGGTTCAGCGGGCGGAACAGCTGGCGATGACGATTGATGCAAGGGCTTACGGGACCGGAAAGGGCCGCACGTCTTATAGGGAGCTGAACTTGTCGCGGATGGATTACACGGCCGGGGGGGTCACGCTTGCTTACGTTCTGCTGCTTCTTTACCTGTAG
- a CDS encoding iron chaperone, with amino-acid sequence MEEFAQYLAKIDNPVHRAATEEVLAWVIQEFPQLTPKIAWNQPMFTDHGTYIIGFSVSKAHMAVAPEKAGMDHFADAIKQAGLDHTKLLVRMKWTSPVDFTLLRHMIEYNIADKADCTTFWRA; translated from the coding sequence ATGGAAGAGTTTGCACAGTATTTAGCGAAGATTGATAATCCGGTACACCGGGCCGCTACGGAAGAGGTACTTGCCTGGGTGATTCAGGAATTCCCCCAATTGACGCCGAAAATTGCCTGGAACCAGCCGATGTTCACCGACCACGGAACCTATATTATCGGCTTCAGTGTATCCAAAGCGCATATGGCCGTTGCTCCCGAGAAGGCGGGCATGGATCATTTTGCCGATGCCATTAAGCAGGCTGGCTTAGATCACACCAAGCTGCTGGTGCGTATGAAATGGACGAGTCCTGTTGACTTCACCCTACTCCGACACATGATCGAGTACAATATTGCGGATAAGGCTGACTGTACAACTTTTTGGCGGGCATAG
- a CDS encoding pyridoxamine 5'-phosphate oxidase family protein — protein MNNPFTEILTSEAELRELLGYPSEVVKRKSIHHLDHNCRNFIAMSPLLFLSTADEHGSCDVSPRGDAPGSVVVLDDGHLVIPERPGNRRFDSLRNILANPNVGLIFIIPGLEETLRINGQAFVIRDEHILDRMKARDKRPALGIGVKVEECYMHCAKAFKRSQLWDSGSWPAEASLPSAPAIIADHVNSAEFTVEVVRQGIQESYEKRLY, from the coding sequence ATGAATAATCCTTTTACAGAAATTCTGACTTCAGAAGCTGAGCTTAGAGAACTCCTGGGTTATCCCAGTGAAGTGGTGAAGCGCAAATCGATCCATCATCTGGATCATAATTGCCGCAATTTTATCGCTATGTCACCGCTGTTATTCCTGTCTACTGCAGATGAACACGGCTCTTGCGATGTATCTCCACGCGGGGATGCACCTGGATCGGTAGTAGTGCTGGATGACGGTCATTTGGTGATACCGGAGCGGCCGGGCAACCGCAGATTTGATTCATTGCGAAATATCCTCGCTAACCCCAATGTTGGCCTAATCTTTATCATCCCGGGACTTGAAGAGACCCTGCGGATTAACGGTCAAGCTTTCGTGATCAGAGACGAGCATATTCTGGATAGGATGAAGGCCCGGGATAAACGGCCTGCCTTGGGAATTGGAGTGAAGGTGGAGGAATGCTATATGCATTGTGCCAAGGCTTTTAAAAGATCACAGCTATGGGACAGCGGCTCCTGGCCCGCAGAGGCCTCGCTTCCGTCTGCTCCGGCGATTATAGCGGATCATGTGAATTCTGCCGAGTTTACTGTGGAAGTAGTCCGGCAAGGCATACAGGAGAGCTACGAGAAACGACTTTATTAA
- a CDS encoding FAS1-like dehydratase domain-containing protein, producing the protein MNRICFQVQLMADNILQYADSIASPVQRIKGAVIAPSTMPVTFWSIEDVPWLHGKGTMIHGTQQLTCHAPLLAGMNLACELSLLAVEHKNGRGGLLTLYTLSLVCYHRGSLIAEAETVLIGRGEMI; encoded by the coding sequence ATGAACCGGATCTGCTTTCAGGTTCAGCTCATGGCGGACAATATTCTGCAATATGCTGACAGCATAGCTTCGCCCGTACAGCGAATAAAAGGAGCAGTGATTGCTCCTTCCACCATGCCGGTAACGTTCTGGAGTATAGAGGATGTCCCCTGGCTCCACGGGAAGGGAACAATGATTCACGGAACGCAGCAGTTAACCTGTCATGCACCGCTGCTGGCGGGTATGAATCTGGCTTGTGAGCTATCCTTGCTGGCCGTGGAGCACAAAAACGGCAGAGGCGGCCTGCTGACGCTATATACCCTTTCACTGGTCTGCTATCACCGGGGCAGCCTCATTGCTGAAGCTGAAACGGTCTTGATCGGGAGAGGAGAAATGATATGA
- a CDS encoding aminoglycoside phosphotransferase family protein, which yields MFTIPDTFTKRMNELYRIQGEAWSEALPSLIADCANRFGFSPETPFSNLSYNFVLRAKLRDGKPAVLKSSYLKDELSKEVSVLRAYEGRGAIRVLDADEDWGMALLEGADPGTPLSAITDDAMATDIFCQVFHRLHLPVPTGSVYPSMKQYFAAIERYRERFDDGNAAAPLPESWVENAEECLVYLITTTRENLLLHGDLHHDNILRQGEEQWVVIDPKGIIGDVHFDTIQYLLNYMDRGGDREQVLRGRIALMADRLGLDPRRIAMWGVVRGVLEACWTIEDGGTDWHRGIQLTELFAKCLD from the coding sequence ATGTTTACAATCCCGGATACTTTTACTAAAAGAATGAACGAACTCTACCGTATACAGGGCGAAGCATGGTCGGAGGCGCTGCCAAGTTTAATAGCCGACTGCGCTAACCGCTTCGGCTTTAGTCCGGAAACTCCCTTTTCCAATTTATCCTATAACTTTGTACTCCGGGCAAAGCTCAGGGACGGGAAGCCGGCAGTACTAAAATCCTCCTACCTGAAGGACGAGCTTTCCAAGGAAGTTAGTGTGCTGCGTGCCTATGAGGGCCGGGGGGCGATTCGTGTACTGGATGCTGACGAGGATTGGGGGATGGCTCTGCTGGAGGGAGCGGACCCTGGGACACCGTTGTCGGCGATTACGGATGATGCGATGGCGACGGATATCTTTTGCCAAGTATTTCACCGCCTTCATCTTCCTGTGCCAACGGGTAGTGTATACCCTTCTATGAAGCAGTACTTCGCGGCAATAGAGCGATACCGTGAGCGGTTCGACGATGGGAACGCTGCAGCGCCACTGCCTGAGAGTTGGGTGGAGAATGCCGAAGAGTGTCTGGTATATCTCATTACGACCACGAGAGAGAATCTCCTGCTGCATGGAGATCTTCATCATGACAACATCCTCCGCCAAGGAGAAGAGCAATGGGTAGTTATTGATCCCAAAGGCATCATCGGTGACGTTCATTTTGATACTATCCAGTATCTGCTGAACTATATGGATCGGGGTGGTGATCGCGAGCAGGTACTACGGGGCCGGATTGCGCTTATGGCCGACCGCCTTGGCTTGGACCCTCGCAGAATCGCGATGTGGGGTGTGGTTCGGGGCGTGCTTGAGGCATGCTGGACGATTGAAGATGGAGGGACAGATTGGCACAGGGGCATCCAGTTAACAGAGCTTTTCGCCAAATGCCTGGATTGA
- a CDS encoding SDR family NAD(P)-dependent oxidoreductase, translating to MKTVLVTGAARGIGRSIAIELGRCGYKVAVNGLHAGSIKQVVEDIRRAGGSAEGFCANVADPAAVTAMMDEVSSKMGALDIVIHNAGILHDRKCEFMTDREWQSVLAVHLNGAFYCIQRALAHLNRHGGDILLMTSTAGLAGSAGQVNYSAAKAGLLGMVWTLADELKSRRIRVNGVAPAALTDMTRPVVQHLTDKYAQRNEPLPEAWKLGEAEDVARFVRALLDQPDPELTGRVFGVNGQQITPWEKPRPLASVTAAPEDFFEFWKQRREGEADACF from the coding sequence ATGAAGACGGTATTGGTTACCGGGGCAGCCCGGGGGATTGGGCGCAGTATAGCTATTGAGCTGGGCCGCTGCGGTTATAAAGTAGCCGTAAATGGTTTACATGCCGGGAGTATTAAGCAAGTCGTTGAGGACATCCGGCGGGCAGGCGGCTCAGCGGAGGGATTCTGTGCCAATGTCGCCGATCCCGCTGCCGTTACGGCAATGATGGATGAAGTGAGCAGCAAGATGGGGGCTTTGGATATTGTTATTCATAACGCGGGCATCCTTCATGACCGCAAATGCGAGTTCATGACGGACCGGGAATGGCAGAGTGTTCTGGCGGTTCATCTGAACGGGGCTTTCTACTGCATCCAGCGGGCATTGGCTCATCTGAACCGGCATGGAGGCGATATTCTGCTGATGACCTCCACCGCAGGACTCGCCGGATCGGCGGGACAGGTCAATTACAGTGCTGCTAAGGCGGGACTTCTCGGGATGGTATGGACGCTTGCCGATGAGCTGAAGTCCAGACGGATCAGGGTCAATGGCGTTGCTCCTGCGGCCTTAACCGATATGACCCGGCCGGTGGTTCAACATCTGACGGACAAATATGCACAGCGTAATGAGCCGCTCCCGGAGGCCTGGAAGCTGGGCGAAGCTGAGGACGTGGCCCGGTTCGTCCGTGCGCTTCTGGATCAGCCGGACCCTGAGCTGACTGGCAGGGTGTTCGGCGTTAACGGGCAGCAGATTACACCGTGGGAGAAACCACGGCCGCTGGCTTCAGTGACTGCTGCGCCGGAGGATTTTTTTGAATTTTGGAAGCAGCGGAGGGAGGGTGAGGCAGATGCTTGCTTTTGA
- a CDS encoding YcxB family protein: MEKISFHYGKHIQKVARALYFHSWKSILSIGIQAVFVAVCMILYVKNESIILLGISITLVLTIAMSMVMRTLLLPKILSADTRYNKEFEYLFDAEGINFSPEEDQAIMKWGSFTRVWENKGYYLLFHGQQEYWFIAKQSFEDAAQENKFRAYVSDHRKIVTGVIL, from the coding sequence ATGGAGAAAATTAGCTTTCATTACGGAAAACATATTCAAAAGGTTGCGCGGGCACTATATTTCCATTCGTGGAAATCCATACTCTCCATTGGGATTCAAGCGGTGTTTGTAGCCGTTTGTATGATTCTATATGTTAAGAACGAATCGATCATACTCCTCGGGATATCGATAACCCTTGTGCTTACGATCGCGATGTCGATGGTTATGCGTACCTTACTGTTACCAAAGATCCTGTCGGCAGATACAAGGTACAACAAGGAATTCGAATATCTGTTTGATGCAGAAGGGATTAACTTCAGTCCGGAAGAAGATCAGGCCATCATGAAATGGGGCTCCTTCACCCGGGTGTGGGAGAATAAAGGCTATTACTTACTGTTCCATGGTCAGCAGGAATACTGGTTCATAGCTAAGCAATCGTTCGAGGATGCAGCGCAAGAGAATAAATTCAGAGCTTATGTATCAGATCACCGTAAGATTGTCACTGGAGTTATCCTGTAA
- a CDS encoding ATP-binding cassette domain-containing protein encodes MVYELTNVSVMLDGEDILHSVCCTLQEGKWISVIGHTGAGKSTFAKVIKGLIPYYRGEYTHNRQPLPGDGKGKLKVIPQIGYVFQYPEQQMFETTMFKELAFAPTMKGESPEKVDKAIKTVMEQLGLPAELLQEKPFQLSGGLKRLVAIASLLIAEPELLILDEPTAGLDPVRRTALLKQLKVWQRAKDRTVLCISHQLEEVAEYSDEVMIFERGRLLAHLEADELFLKHAVLLEQAGLPLPEPIQLLHLFEALSGQKLEPESCREEDIMQLARTVWQSRGLRNEG; translated from the coding sequence ATGGTCTATGAGTTAACTAATGTAAGTGTGATGTTAGACGGTGAAGATATACTCCATTCGGTCTGCTGTACCCTTCAGGAGGGGAAATGGATTTCGGTGATTGGCCATACCGGGGCCGGAAAGTCCACCTTCGCCAAAGTCATTAAAGGGCTGATTCCTTATTATAGAGGTGAATATACGCATAACCGGCAGCCTCTGCCGGGGGATGGTAAAGGAAAATTGAAGGTCATTCCGCAGATCGGTTATGTGTTTCAATATCCGGAGCAGCAGATGTTTGAAACGACGATGTTTAAAGAGCTGGCCTTTGCTCCAACCATGAAGGGGGAATCTCCAGAGAAGGTGGACAAAGCCATCAAGACGGTTATGGAGCAGCTGGGACTCCCCGCAGAGCTGCTTCAGGAGAAGCCGTTCCAGCTTAGCGGGGGGCTTAAGCGGCTTGTCGCCATCGCCTCTTTGCTGATTGCGGAGCCGGAGCTGCTGATTCTGGATGAACCGACCGCCGGACTTGACCCCGTACGCAGGACAGCGCTGCTGAAGCAGCTTAAGGTATGGCAGAGGGCAAAGGACCGGACGGTGCTATGCATCTCTCATCAGCTCGAGGAGGTAGCCGAATATTCGGACGAGGTGATGATCTTCGAGCGGGGACGCTTATTGGCCCACTTGGAAGCGGATGAGTTGTTCCTGAAGCATGCAGTGCTGCTGGAGCAAGCCGGACTGCCTTTGCCGGAGCCTATTCAGCTCTTACACTTGTTTGAAGCGCTGTCCGGACAGAAGCTTGAGCCGGAGAGCTGCAGGGAAGAAGATATTATGCAGCTTGCGCGGACCGTCTGGCAGTCAAGAGGGCTTCGGAATGAAGGATAA
- a CDS encoding PTS transporter subunit EIIC has translation MKVHNESTVVKQSKRNVVNVIIDGISGIFLPIVNILSAAGIMKGLLAGAVALEIISKAEGTYMVLNAMADSLFYYLPLLLAFTAARKFGANPFTAVVIAGVLVYPSLTTLFDNQEIIHFLGMSITPVNYPSSAIPIILAVGLLVYVERFCVKILPEVIREFFTPLISIVTVSAVTLLVFGPIGSLAGDALAEGYRSVYDLSSVGAGMVLGAIIQPMVIFGLHWSLVPLAINNINVHGSDTILALMGPAAFAQAGAALAVFIKAKDKKFKTLCLSASISALFGVTEPAMFGVNLPLRKPMVIVCCAGAIGGGMVGLSGSSAISFAFPGLATLPAYLGDGFGGFLIACTTGFLIALIATLFVKLGPEPVVDQGAK, from the coding sequence ATGAAAGTACATAATGAGTCAACAGTTGTGAAGCAGTCCAAAAGGAATGTGGTCAATGTCATCATTGACGGCATTTCGGGAATCTTTCTTCCCATTGTTAATATTCTGAGTGCTGCGGGCATTATGAAAGGTTTGCTCGCCGGCGCCGTTGCGCTGGAGATCATCAGTAAAGCGGAAGGCACATATATGGTGCTTAATGCGATGGCGGACAGTCTGTTCTACTACCTTCCGCTGCTGCTTGCCTTTACAGCCGCCCGCAAATTCGGGGCCAACCCCTTTACTGCCGTTGTGATTGCCGGAGTACTGGTGTACCCGAGCCTGACCACGCTGTTTGACAACCAGGAAATCATACATTTTCTCGGCATGAGTATTACTCCCGTTAACTATCCGTCGAGCGCCATTCCGATCATCCTTGCGGTAGGCCTCTTAGTGTATGTAGAACGCTTCTGCGTTAAAATATTGCCTGAGGTGATCCGGGAGTTCTTCACACCGTTGATCTCGATTGTAACGGTGTCCGCCGTGACATTGCTGGTGTTCGGTCCCATTGGTTCACTTGCCGGAGACGCGCTGGCTGAAGGATACCGCTCTGTATACGACCTCAGTTCGGTCGGGGCGGGAATGGTGCTTGGCGCGATTATTCAGCCGATGGTTATCTTCGGATTGCACTGGAGTCTGGTGCCGCTGGCAATCAACAATATCAACGTACATGGCTCGGATACAATCCTCGCGCTGATGGGACCAGCCGCCTTCGCGCAGGCAGGAGCAGCGCTCGCCGTGTTCATCAAAGCCAAGGACAAGAAGTTCAAAACCTTATGTTTGTCCGCGTCTATTTCAGCCTTGTTCGGAGTTACCGAGCCCGCGATGTTTGGGGTGAACCTGCCCTTGCGCAAGCCGATGGTCATTGTCTGCTGTGCGGGTGCGATCGGGGGCGGAATGGTCGGCCTGTCCGGCTCGTCCGCGATTTCTTTCGCTTTTCCGGGTCTGGCGACTTTGCCTGCTTATCTGGGAGACGGGTTTGGCGGTTTTCTTATTGCCTGTACGACCGGTTTTCTTATCGCACTGATTGCGACGCTCTTTGTGAAGCTGGGGCCAGAACCTGTGGTGGATCAGGGCGCCAAGTAG
- a CDS encoding MaoC family dehydratase: MRIRISEPAIRQYASVTGDEAAIHLDAEAAKTAGYEAPIAHGMYIMGLAQSLYMKEHRSQWIQAFTMRFEKPCVQGTCVDFRYHSCNQDQIQVTVISDHEDIIAKGSFSVAEGIADT; the protein is encoded by the coding sequence ATGAGAATCAGGATCTCTGAGCCAGCCATCCGGCAATATGCCTCTGTGACCGGGGATGAGGCAGCTATTCATTTGGATGCCGAAGCCGCAAAGACAGCGGGTTATGAGGCCCCCATAGCCCATGGAATGTACATCATGGGGCTGGCGCAGTCTCTATATATGAAAGAACACCGTTCTCAGTGGATACAAGCTTTTACGATGAGATTTGAAAAACCGTGTGTCCAAGGCACATGCGTAGACTTCCGGTATCACAGTTGTAATCAGGATCAGATTCAGGTAACGGTGATATCGGACCATGAAGATATCATCGCCAAAGGCTCTTTTAGCGTTGCAGAGGGGATCGCGGATACATGA
- a CDS encoding ATP-binding cassette domain-containing protein yields the protein MLAFDQVDYYYRRGKPVLRQLSFKIRQGEFISIIGGNGSGKSTLAKLMNGLLQPRGGQVRLGLLNTRNPDDLGKIRERAGLVFQNPDDQFITTSVMDEVIFGLENLRVPGDEMAHRATKALEAVHMEDYMEAMPHQLSGGQKQRVAVAAVAAMEPSIMIFDEAASMLDPQGRRDVLDLMHTLHRQGKTIIQITHDMEEILLSERVLLLSQGNLVFDGSPSSLFSDVSVSEHQLALPFAARLHQALGLNAPLSADWKETVSALWSMS from the coding sequence ATGCTTGCTTTTGATCAGGTCGATTATTACTACCGGAGGGGGAAGCCTGTTCTTCGCCAGCTAAGCTTCAAGATCCGCCAAGGCGAATTCATTTCCATTATTGGAGGGAACGGAAGCGGGAAGTCCACGCTTGCCAAGTTAATGAACGGGCTCCTTCAGCCAAGAGGGGGACAAGTCCGGCTAGGGCTTTTGAATACACGGAATCCTGATGACCTTGGGAAGATCCGGGAGCGGGCCGGTCTTGTTTTTCAGAATCCTGATGATCAATTCATCACCACCTCGGTCATGGATGAAGTGATCTTCGGACTGGAGAATCTGCGCGTGCCGGGAGATGAAATGGCTCATCGGGCGACTAAGGCTCTGGAGGCGGTTCATATGGAAGACTATATGGAAGCTATGCCGCATCAATTGTCGGGCGGACAGAAGCAGCGGGTAGCGGTGGCTGCCGTTGCGGCGATGGAACCCTCTATTATGATTTTTGATGAAGCGGCTTCCATGCTGGACCCGCAAGGAAGGAGAGATGTTCTGGATCTTATGCACACCCTTCACCGGCAGGGCAAGACCATCATTCAGATCACGCATGATATGGAAGAGATTTTATTGTCTGAACGTGTATTGCTGTTAAGCCAAGGGAACCTCGTCTTCGACGGGTCACCGTCCTCCTTGTTCAGCGACGTATCTGTTTCGGAACACCAGCTGGCACTGCCTTTTGCGGCAAGACTACACCAAGCGCTTGGGTTGAACGCGCCCTTAAGCGCGGACTGGAAGGAGACGGTCTCTGCCTTATGGTCTATGAGTTAA
- a CDS encoding ABC-F family ATP-binding cassette domain-containing protein: MSILNVEKLSHGFGDRAIFTDVSFRLLKGEHIGLIGANGEGKSTFMNIITGKLQPDEGKVEWAKRMRAGYLDQHAVLQQGQSIRDVLRGAFQYLFDMEQEMNDMYGKMGEVSPEELEQLLEDVGTIQDMLTSQDFYMIDAKIDETARGLGLTDIGLDKDVNDLSGGQRTKVLLAKLLLEKPDILLLDEPTNYLDEQHINWLKRYLLDYENAFILISHDIPFLNSVINLIYHMENQSLSRYVGDYEYFQQVYEAKKSQLESAFKRQQQEIADLKDFVARNKASVATRNMAMSRQKKLDKMDVIEIAKEKPKPQFNFKQGRTSGKVIFEAKDLVIGYDSPLSRPLDLSMERGQKIALVGANGIGKTTLLRSILGQIQAISGSVRLGDLLEIGYFEQEMKESNYNTCIEEIWNEFPSYSQFEIRAALAKCGLTTKHIESKIAVLSGGEKAKVRLCKLINRDSNLLVLDEPTNHLDVDAKEELQRALKAYKGSILLISHEPEFYRDIVTDIWNCESWTTKVF, translated from the coding sequence ATGAGTATATTAAATGTAGAAAAGCTGAGTCACGGGTTCGGAGACCGGGCCATATTCACCGATGTATCCTTCCGCCTGCTGAAGGGCGAGCATATCGGTCTGATTGGTGCCAATGGTGAAGGTAAATCGACCTTCATGAATATCATTACCGGCAAGCTGCAGCCGGACGAAGGCAAGGTGGAATGGGCGAAGCGTATGCGCGCCGGTTATCTGGACCAGCATGCGGTCCTGCAGCAGGGACAATCCATCCGTGATGTTCTGCGCGGAGCCTTCCAATATCTGTTCGATATGGAACAAGAGATGAACGATATGTACGGCAAGATGGGCGAGGTCTCCCCGGAGGAGCTGGAGCAGCTGCTGGAGGATGTCGGCACGATTCAGGACATGCTGACCAGCCAGGATTTCTATATGATCGACGCCAAAATCGATGAAACCGCCCGCGGGCTTGGACTTACCGACATCGGTCTGGACAAAGACGTTAACGATCTCAGCGGCGGTCAACGGACCAAGGTCCTGCTGGCCAAGTTGCTGCTGGAGAAGCCGGATATTCTGCTGCTGGATGAGCCTACGAACTATCTCGATGAACAGCATATCAACTGGCTGAAGCGTTACCTGCTGGATTACGAGAATGCGTTCATTCTCATTTCGCATGATATTCCTTTCCTGAACAGCGTCATCAACCTGATCTACCATATGGAGAATCAGTCGCTGTCGCGTTACGTGGGCGATTACGAGTATTTCCAGCAGGTGTACGAGGCGAAGAAGTCCCAGCTGGAGTCCGCCTTCAAACGCCAGCAGCAGGAAATCGCGGATCTGAAGGATTTCGTGGCCCGGAACAAGGCCAGCGTAGCTACCCGGAATATGGCGATGTCCCGGCAGAAGAAGCTGGATAAGATGGATGTCATCGAGATTGCCAAAGAGAAGCCGAAGCCGCAATTTAATTTCAAGCAGGGCCGGACTTCCGGCAAGGTGATTTTTGAAGCCAAGGATCTGGTAATCGGCTACGATTCTCCATTGTCCAGACCTCTTGATCTGAGCATGGAGCGGGGACAAAAAATAGCTCTCGTCGGTGCGAACGGGATCGGTAAAACGACGCTGCTGCGCAGCATTCTCGGTCAGATTCAGGCCATTTCAGGCTCGGTCAGACTCGGTGATCTGCTGGAGATCGGCTATTTCGAACAGGAAATGAAGGAATCGAATTACAACACCTGTATTGAAGAGATCTGGAACGAGTTCCCATCCTACTCCCAATTTGAGATCCGGGCGGCACTGGCCAAATGCGGCCTGACGACCAAGCATATCGAGAGCAAGATTGCGGTCTTAAGCGGCGGCGAGAAAGCCAAAGTACGTTTGTGCAAGCTGATCAATCGTGATAGCAACCTGCTTGTACTGGATGAGCCTACCAACCATCTCGATGTAGATGCCAAGGAGGAGCTGCAGCGTGCGCTCAAAGCTTATAAAGGCAGCATCCTGCTGATTTCCCATGAACCTGAGTTCTACCGAGATATCGTGACGGATATCTGGAACTGCGAATCGTGGACGACAAAAGTATTCTAA
- a CDS encoding VOC family protein: MNVTGFSHITLNVRNLQTSLEFYHGILGMTLRHRGRSDAYLEWGSAWVCLVERADAEEHTDGFAGMDHVAFYIAENDFKEAMGILHHNNVSIVRGPIQRGVGWSVNFLDPDGIQLELHTSTLDERMEIWR; the protein is encoded by the coding sequence ATGAATGTAACCGGATTTAGCCATATTACGCTAAATGTTCGCAACCTGCAGACATCCCTGGAATTCTACCATGGCATTCTAGGTATGACCCTAAGACACCGTGGCAGGTCGGATGCTTATCTGGAGTGGGGAAGTGCCTGGGTCTGCCTGGTTGAACGGGCGGATGCTGAGGAACACACTGACGGATTCGCCGGTATGGACCATGTGGCTTTTTATATCGCAGAGAACGATTTCAAGGAAGCTATGGGCATCCTGCATCACAACAATGTATCAATTGTAAGAGGCCCGATACAGCGTGGAGTAGGCTGGTCCGTTAATTTCTTGGACCCGGATGGAATCCAGTTAGAGCTGCATACTTCAACCCTCGATGAACGGATGGAGATCTGGCGCTGA